Proteins from one Streptomyces sp. NBC_00289 genomic window:
- a CDS encoding sulfite exporter TauE/SafE family protein, with the protein MPDISLTTVVVLCLAALAAGWIDAVVGGGGLLLLPALLLGLPAGTSAASALGTNKAVAVVGTTGAAVTYARKAPVDVGTAVRIGLAALVGSSTGAFFAAGMSTDVLKPVIMVVLLAVAAFVILRPAFGTAPAPGPATGRQVLSAIGLAGLGIGFYDGLIGPGTGTFLVLTLTAVLHLDLVTASAIAKIVNCCTNAGALAMFAWQGEVLWRLAALMAVFNLAGGMLGARTALKKGSGFVRIVLLTVVFALVANLAYEQWLA; encoded by the coding sequence ATGCCCGACATATCGCTGACCACGGTCGTTGTCCTCTGCCTCGCGGCCCTCGCGGCGGGCTGGATCGACGCCGTGGTCGGCGGAGGCGGTCTGCTGCTCCTGCCGGCCCTGCTCCTCGGGCTGCCGGCCGGCACCTCCGCCGCCTCCGCGCTCGGCACCAACAAGGCGGTCGCCGTCGTCGGCACGACCGGCGCGGCGGTGACGTACGCCCGCAAGGCGCCGGTCGACGTCGGCACGGCCGTACGCATCGGTCTGGCCGCGCTGGTCGGCTCCTCAACCGGGGCGTTCTTCGCGGCCGGGATGAGCACGGACGTCCTCAAGCCCGTGATCATGGTCGTGCTGCTCGCGGTCGCGGCCTTCGTCATCCTCCGGCCCGCCTTCGGCACGGCCCCTGCCCCCGGCCCGGCCACCGGCCGCCAGGTCCTCTCCGCGATCGGCCTGGCGGGCCTCGGCATCGGTTTCTACGACGGGTTGATCGGCCCCGGCACCGGTACGTTCCTGGTCCTCACCCTGACCGCCGTACTCCACCTCGACCTGGTGACCGCCTCCGCCATCGCCAAGATCGTCAACTGCTGCACCAACGCGGGTGCCCTGGCGATGTTCGCCTGGCAGGGCGAGGTGCTGTGGCGACTGGCCGCGCTGATGGCCGTGTTCAACCTGGCGGGCGGCATGCTGGGCGCGCGCACGGCGCTGAAGAAGGGCAGCGGCTTCGTACGGATCGTGCTGCTGACGGTGGTCTTCGCACTGGTGGCGAACCTGGCGTACGAGCAGTGGCTCGCCTGA
- a CDS encoding molybdopterin oxidoreductase family protein has product MQNSVTPTHCPYCALQCGMNLTPAPDGTVEVSERADFPVNRGALCGKGRTAPAVLSSRVRLTSPLVRSEGTLVPASWEDALDRIAGALSRTRSEHGPDACGVFGGGGLTNEKAYTLGKFARVVLGTSQIDYNGRFCMSSAAAAGTKAFGLDRGLPFPLEDIPKTGCVILVGSNLAETMPPALRYLRELRENGGTLIVIDPRRTKTAEQADLHLAPRPGTDLALALGLLHLIVAEGRVDESYVRERTVGWEDARAAAMAHWPEYVERITGVSVPQLRETVRLFCEPEAAMVLTARGPEQQSKGTDTVGAWINLCLATGRAGRPRSGYGCLTGQGNGQGGREHGQKADQLPGYRKLTDPAARRHVAEVWGVDPDSLPGPGRSAYELLDAMGTDIHSLLLMGSNPVVSAPRAAHIEERLRSLDFLAVADVVLSETAALADVVLPVTQWAEETGTTTNLEGRVLLRQRAITPPDGVRSDLEVLHELADRLGVEKGFPTDPEEVFEELRRASAGGPADYSGITYRRLVEENGVFWPCPAPTTEDGTATASAAIAAAEDDGGPESLPARGDLRVRGDRPAQRDLAVRGDLPASGDGAGDHPAPVRGDGAEEPRVREGGAGESPVAGDGTRRIHPDVHPGTPRLFLDRFATEDGRARFVAVSHRAAAEEPDAEYPVLLTTGRVVAQYQSGAQTRRVDELNAAAPGPFVELHPRLAERLGAAEGDPVAVVSRRGRAVAPARITSTIRPDTVFMPFHWAGEGRANTLTNPALDPTSRMPEFKVCAVRLETVAS; this is encoded by the coding sequence ATGCAGAACTCCGTGACGCCCACGCACTGCCCGTACTGCGCCCTGCAGTGCGGGATGAACCTGACGCCCGCACCGGACGGAACCGTCGAGGTGAGCGAGCGCGCGGATTTCCCGGTGAACCGTGGCGCCCTGTGCGGCAAGGGCCGTACGGCGCCGGCGGTGCTCTCCTCCCGGGTGCGGCTGACCTCCCCGTTGGTGCGCTCCGAGGGCACGCTCGTGCCCGCCTCCTGGGAGGACGCGCTGGACCGGATCGCCGGGGCGTTGTCCCGCACGCGCTCGGAGCATGGCCCGGACGCGTGCGGGGTCTTCGGCGGGGGCGGTCTCACCAACGAGAAGGCGTACACGCTCGGCAAGTTCGCGCGGGTCGTTCTCGGCACCTCGCAGATCGACTACAACGGACGCTTCTGCATGTCCTCGGCGGCTGCGGCGGGCACGAAGGCCTTCGGCCTGGACCGCGGGCTGCCCTTCCCGCTGGAGGACATCCCGAAGACGGGCTGCGTGATCCTCGTCGGCTCCAACCTCGCCGAGACCATGCCGCCCGCGCTGCGCTATCTGCGCGAACTGCGGGAGAACGGCGGCACGTTGATCGTCATCGACCCGCGCCGCACGAAGACCGCCGAGCAGGCCGACCTGCACCTCGCACCCCGGCCGGGCACCGACCTGGCCCTCGCCCTGGGCCTGCTGCACCTGATCGTGGCCGAGGGACGGGTGGACGAGTCCTACGTCCGGGAGCGGACCGTGGGCTGGGAGGACGCCCGGGCGGCGGCGATGGCCCACTGGCCGGAGTACGTGGAACGGATCACGGGGGTGTCCGTTCCACAACTGCGCGAGACCGTACGGCTGTTCTGTGAGCCGGAGGCCGCGATGGTGCTCACCGCCCGTGGGCCCGAGCAGCAGTCCAAGGGCACCGACACGGTGGGCGCGTGGATCAACCTGTGCCTGGCGACCGGCCGGGCGGGGCGCCCACGGTCCGGGTACGGCTGTCTGACCGGGCAGGGCAACGGGCAGGGCGGGCGCGAACACGGCCAGAAGGCCGACCAGTTGCCCGGGTACCGCAAGCTGACCGATCCGGCGGCGCGCCGGCACGTGGCCGAGGTGTGGGGTGTGGACCCGGACTCGCTGCCGGGACCGGGACGCAGCGCGTACGAGCTGCTCGACGCGATGGGCACGGACATCCACTCGCTGCTGCTGATGGGCTCGAACCCGGTCGTGTCGGCGCCTCGTGCCGCGCACATCGAGGAACGACTGCGGTCGCTGGACTTCCTGGCCGTCGCGGACGTGGTGCTGTCGGAGACGGCGGCGCTGGCGGACGTGGTGCTTCCGGTCACCCAGTGGGCCGAGGAGACGGGCACGACGACGAACCTGGAGGGTCGGGTGCTGCTGCGGCAACGTGCGATAACGCCCCCGGACGGCGTCCGCAGCGATCTGGAGGTCCTGCACGAACTGGCCGACCGCCTCGGCGTGGAGAAGGGCTTCCCGACCGACCCCGAAGAGGTCTTCGAGGAACTGCGCCGGGCGAGCGCGGGTGGCCCCGCGGACTACTCCGGGATCACCTACCGGAGGCTCGTGGAGGAGAACGGGGTGTTCTGGCCGTGCCCGGCGCCGACGACCGAGGACGGCACCGCCACCGCCTCGGCGGCGATCGCCGCGGCGGAGGATGACGGGGGGCCGGAGAGCCTCCCGGCACGAGGAGACCTTCGCGTACGAGGGGACCGCCCGGCACAACGGGACCTTGCGGTACGGGGGGACCTCCCGGCGAGTGGCGACGGCGCCGGGGACCACCCGGCCCCGGTGCGAGGCGACGGCGCCGAAGAACCTCGGGTACGCGAAGGCGGCGCGGGAGAGTCTCCGGTGGCCGGTGACGGCACCCGACGCATCCACCCCGACGTCCACCCCGGCACCCCCCGCCTCTTCCTCGACCGGTTCGCCACCGAGGACGGGCGGGCCCGGTTCGTGGCCGTGTCGCATCGGGCGGCCGCCGAGGAGCCGGACGCCGAGTACCCGGTGCTGCTGACGACCGGGCGGGTCGTGGCGCAGTACCAGTCCGGCGCGCAGACCCGGCGCGTCGACGAGCTGAACGCCGCCGCGCCCGGCCCGTTCGTGGAGCTGCATCCACGGCTGGCGGAGCGGCTGGGGGCGGCCGAGGGCGACCCGGTCGCGGTCGTGTCCCGGCGGGGCCGTGCCGTGGCGCCGGCACGGATCACCAGCACCATCCGCCCCGACACCGTCTTCATGCCCTTCCACTGGGCGGGCGAGGGCCGGGCCAACACCCTGACCAACCCGGCGCTCGACCCGACCTCGCGCATGCCGGAGTTCAAGGTGTGCGCGGTACGGCTGGAGACGGTGGCGTCGTAG
- the nirD gene encoding nitrite reductase small subunit NirD translates to MTLAPETTDLKLQLRLDDVDEAWFTVCDLSALLPGRGVAALLPDGRQAALFRDRAGRLYAIDNRDPFGGAAVLSRGLTGTHQGRPFVASPLLKQRFDLESGQCLDDEAVRVTTYEVRAA, encoded by the coding sequence ATGACCCTGGCACCCGAGACAACCGATCTGAAGCTGCAACTCCGCCTGGACGACGTGGACGAGGCCTGGTTCACGGTCTGCGACCTGAGCGCGCTGCTGCCCGGCCGCGGCGTGGCGGCACTGCTGCCCGACGGCCGCCAGGCCGCCCTCTTCCGCGACCGGGCCGGCCGGCTCTACGCCATCGACAACCGCGACCCGTTCGGCGGCGCGGCCGTCCTCTCCCGCGGCCTGACCGGCACCCACCAGGGCCGCCCCTTCGTCGCCTCACCCCTGCTGAAGCAGCGCTTCGACCTGGAGTCCGGCCAGTGCCTGGACGACGAGGCGGTCCGCGTGACGACGTACGAGGTCCGGGCCGCGTAG
- the nirB gene encoding nitrite reductase large subunit NirB encodes MTATLGATPTIVLVGHGMVGQRFLEALAERGLTATHRVVVLCEEPRPAYDRVQLTSYFSGRTPEDLSVTDMEFIKDHGIELHVGDPAETIDRAARTVTARSGLTVAYDTLVLATGSYPFVPPVPGKDAEGCFVYRTIEDLFAIEAYAKSRATTGAVVGGGLLGLEAAGALKGLGLTSHIVEFAPRLMPVQVDDGGGAALLRTIEDMGLSVHTGTGTQEIVVGEDGAVTGMKLSDGSELATDMVVFSAGVRPRDQLARDSGLTVGERGGIAVDEQCRTVSDPHVFAIGECALAADGRVYGLVAPGYEQAQTAAATIAQDEASFTGADLSTKLKLLGVDVASFGDAHGTTADCLDVVYSDSRSGTYKKLVIGRDGQLLGGILVGDAEAYGTLRALTGSVPPISPEQLVLPAGSGGGAQLGPSALPDEAVICSCHNVTKGTIRGAVTEHSCTTVPEVKKCTKAGTGCGSCVKVLGQLVTAELEASGVEVDKGLCGCFAQTREELYEIVLALRVNTYQDLLDRYGRDGARGGDGCEICKPAVGSIIASLAPTIGASGYVLDGEQAALQDSNDHFLANLQKNGSYSVVPRIPGGEVTPEGLIVIGEIARDFGLYTKITGGQRIDMFGARVEQLPLIWARLVDAGFESGHAYGKSLRTVKSCVGQTWCRYGVQDSVRMAIDLELRYRGLRSPHKLKSAVSGCARECAEAQSKDFGIIATSNGWNLYVGGNGGATPRHADLLAQDLSDAELIRLIDRFLMFYIRTAERLERTSTWLERIPGGLDHVRDVVVEDSLGICEELESLMTDHVAGYRDEWATTINDPEKLARFVSFVNAPDTPDPVVGFVPERDQIKPDLPLLSIGMRPLEDTADVLEGSAQR; translated from the coding sequence ATGACCGCCACCCTGGGGGCCACCCCCACGATCGTGCTCGTCGGCCATGGCATGGTCGGACAGCGCTTCCTCGAAGCGCTCGCCGAGCGCGGCCTGACCGCCACGCACCGTGTGGTCGTGCTGTGCGAGGAGCCGCGTCCGGCGTACGACCGCGTGCAGCTCACCTCGTACTTCTCGGGCCGCACACCCGAGGACCTCTCGGTGACCGACATGGAGTTCATCAAGGACCACGGGATCGAACTGCACGTCGGCGACCCGGCCGAGACCATCGACCGGGCGGCGAGGACGGTGACCGCGCGCTCCGGTCTGACCGTCGCGTACGACACCCTCGTCCTGGCGACCGGTTCCTACCCCTTCGTGCCGCCCGTCCCGGGCAAGGACGCCGAGGGCTGCTTCGTCTACCGCACGATCGAGGACCTCTTCGCGATCGAGGCGTACGCGAAGTCGCGGGCGACGACGGGTGCGGTGGTCGGCGGCGGCCTCCTCGGCCTCGAGGCGGCCGGCGCGCTCAAGGGCCTCGGACTGACCTCCCACATCGTGGAGTTCGCACCGCGCCTGATGCCGGTACAGGTCGACGACGGCGGCGGCGCCGCCCTCCTGCGCACCATCGAGGACATGGGCCTGAGCGTCCACACCGGCACCGGCACGCAGGAGATCGTGGTCGGCGAGGACGGCGCGGTCACCGGCATGAAACTGTCCGACGGCTCCGAACTCGCCACCGACATGGTGGTGTTCTCGGCCGGTGTCCGGCCGCGCGACCAGCTCGCCCGCGACAGCGGCCTCACGGTCGGCGAACGCGGCGGCATCGCCGTCGACGAGCAGTGCCGGACCGTCTCCGACCCGCACGTGTTCGCGATCGGCGAGTGCGCGCTCGCGGCGGACGGCCGGGTGTACGGCCTGGTGGCCCCCGGCTACGAGCAGGCCCAGACCGCCGCGGCGACCATCGCCCAGGACGAGGCGTCCTTCACCGGCGCCGACCTGTCCACCAAGCTGAAGCTCCTCGGCGTCGACGTGGCGTCCTTCGGCGACGCCCACGGCACCACCGCCGACTGCCTCGACGTCGTCTACTCCGACTCGCGCTCGGGCACGTACAAGAAGCTGGTCATAGGACGCGACGGTCAGCTCCTCGGCGGCATCCTGGTCGGCGACGCGGAGGCCTACGGCACACTGCGTGCCCTCACCGGCTCGGTGCCGCCGATCTCGCCCGAACAGCTGGTGCTGCCGGCGGGTTCCGGGGGCGGCGCCCAGCTCGGCCCCTCCGCCCTCCCCGACGAGGCGGTCATCTGCTCCTGCCACAACGTCACCAAGGGCACGATCCGCGGCGCGGTCACCGAGCACTCCTGCACCACCGTGCCCGAGGTGAAGAAGTGCACCAAGGCCGGTACCGGATGCGGCAGTTGCGTCAAGGTGCTCGGCCAGCTGGTCACGGCCGAGCTGGAGGCGAGCGGCGTCGAGGTCGACAAGGGCCTGTGCGGCTGCTTCGCGCAGACCCGCGAGGAGCTGTACGAGATCGTCCTCGCCCTGCGTGTCAACACCTACCAGGACCTCCTCGACCGTTACGGCCGCGACGGCGCCCGGGGTGGCGACGGCTGCGAGATCTGCAAGCCGGCGGTCGGCTCGATCATCGCCTCCCTCGCCCCGACGATCGGTGCGAGCGGCTACGTCCTGGACGGCGAGCAGGCCGCCCTGCAGGACAGCAACGACCACTTCCTCGCCAACCTCCAGAAGAACGGCTCGTACTCGGTCGTGCCGCGCATCCCCGGCGGCGAGGTCACCCCGGAGGGGCTGATCGTGATCGGCGAGATCGCCCGCGACTTCGGCCTCTACACGAAGATCACCGGCGGCCAGCGCATCGACATGTTCGGCGCCCGGGTCGAGCAACTCCCGCTGATCTGGGCCCGTCTGGTGGACGCGGGCTTCGAGTCGGGCCACGCCTACGGCAAGTCACTGCGCACGGTGAAGTCCTGCGTGGGCCAGACCTGGTGCCGCTACGGCGTCCAGGACTCCGTCCGGATGGCGATCGACCTCGAACTGCGCTACCGGGGCCTGCGCTCACCCCACAAGCTCAAGTCGGCGGTCTCCGGCTGCGCCCGCGAGTGCGCGGAGGCCCAGTCCAAGGACTTCGGCATCATCGCCACCTCCAACGGCTGGAACCTCTACGTCGGCGGCAACGGCGGCGCCACCCCGCGTCACGCGGACCTGCTGGCCCAGGACCTGTCCGACGCCGAACTGATCCGCCTCATCGACCGGTTCCTGATGTTCTACATCCGCACCGCCGAACGCCTGGAGCGCACCTCGACCTGGCTGGAGCGCATCCCCGGCGGCCTCGACCACGTGCGGGACGTGGTGGTGGAGGACTCGCTCGGCATCTGCGAGGAGCTGGAGTCCCTGATGACCGACCACGTGGCGGGATACCGCGACGAGTGGGCGACGACCATCAACGACCCCGAGAAGCTCGCCCGGTTCGTGTCCTTCGTCAACGCGCCCGACACCCCCGACCCGGTGGTCGGCTTCGTCCCCGAGCGCGACCAGATCAAGCCCGACCTTCCGCTGCTGAGCATCGGCATGCGGCCCCTGGAAGACACCGCAGACGTCCTGGAAGGAAGCGCCCAGCGATGA
- a CDS encoding NAD(P)/FAD-dependent oxidoreductase has protein sequence MTSNTRVVVIGAGLAGVRLARRLGELGTPALLIGEEEHRPYNRVLLAEVLAGRYSAEVIALPAPAELTRARVTGIDRAARTVSCADGSLIAYDTLVLATGSNPVLPPLRGLFTPDHELPEGVHAFRTMDDCLGLSKAVRPGVRAVVIGGGLLGVSAARALAVRGAQVVLAQQSERLMERQLDPGASRLVRRHLTELGVEVHTECRVRDVRCVGGAVRSVEMADGYALDADLVVLACGVHPRVGLAQQAGLAIHKGVLVDDELRTSDPHIRAVGDCAQHDGTVYGLAAPALEQAEILAELLAGGAAVAGARYTGTRSLTRLTLAGHSAFDLAAFGETEARPGDDVIQLADATRGTYRKVVVRDDRLVGGVLVGELGTVGALARAWEGAEPLPSDGGPLLHLLTNDGGS, from the coding sequence ATGACCTCGAATACGCGTGTGGTGGTGATCGGCGCCGGACTCGCGGGCGTACGTCTCGCCCGGCGGCTCGGTGAGCTCGGCACGCCCGCGCTGCTGATCGGCGAGGAGGAGCACCGGCCGTACAACCGGGTGCTGCTCGCCGAGGTGCTGGCCGGCCGCTACAGCGCCGAGGTGATCGCCCTCCCGGCGCCCGCGGAGCTGACGCGGGCCCGGGTCACCGGCATCGACCGCGCCGCGCGGACCGTGAGCTGCGCGGACGGCTCGTTGATCGCATACGACACGCTGGTCCTGGCCACCGGCTCCAACCCCGTCCTCCCGCCCCTGCGCGGCCTGTTCACCCCCGATCACGAACTGCCCGAGGGCGTCCACGCGTTCCGCACGATGGACGACTGCCTGGGCCTCTCCAAGGCGGTACGGCCCGGTGTGCGGGCGGTCGTGATCGGCGGCGGACTCCTCGGGGTGTCCGCGGCCCGCGCGCTCGCCGTACGCGGAGCGCAGGTCGTCCTGGCCCAGCAGTCCGAGCGGCTGATGGAACGTCAGCTCGACCCGGGCGCGTCCCGGCTGGTCCGCCGCCACCTCACGGAACTCGGCGTCGAGGTGCACACCGAGTGCCGCGTACGGGACGTGCGCTGTGTCGGCGGCGCGGTCCGCTCGGTGGAGATGGCCGACGGATACGCCCTCGACGCCGACCTCGTGGTCCTGGCCTGCGGGGTCCACCCGCGCGTCGGCCTCGCCCAGCAGGCGGGGCTCGCCATCCACAAGGGTGTTCTCGTCGACGACGAGCTCCGCACCTCCGACCCGCACATCCGGGCCGTCGGCGACTGCGCGCAGCACGACGGCACGGTGTACGGGCTCGCCGCCCCCGCACTCGAACAGGCCGAGATCCTGGCCGAGTTGCTGGCGGGCGGGGCCGCGGTCGCCGGCGCCCGCTACACCGGCACCCGTTCCCTGACCCGGCTCACGCTCGCCGGGCACAGCGCCTTCGACCTCGCCGCGTTCGGCGAGACCGAGGCGCGCCCCGGCGACGACGTCATACAGCTCGCCGACGCCACCCGCGGCACCTACCGCAAGGTCGTCGTCCGCGACGACCGCCTGGTCGGCGGGGTTCTCGTCGGCGAACTCGGCACCGTCGGCGCGCTCGCGCGCGCCTGGGAGGGAGCAGAGCCGCTGCCCTCCGACGGCGGCCCTCTGCTCCACCTGCTCACCAACGACGGAGGCTCCTGA
- a CDS encoding excalibur calcium-binding domain-containing protein, whose amino-acid sequence MSNPYATPQPPKWARKRYVLPALAVALFAGVGIGADGGDTTTDAKPAAAAPRPTVTVTATTTETAAPEPAATVTATKTVKATRTVRATRTVTAQPAADSDSGGDDVYYANCTEVRAAGAAPIHRGEPGYASHLDRDNDGIACDT is encoded by the coding sequence ATGAGCAATCCGTACGCCACGCCGCAGCCGCCCAAGTGGGCCCGGAAGCGGTACGTCCTGCCCGCGCTCGCGGTGGCGCTCTTCGCCGGTGTCGGCATAGGCGCCGACGGCGGCGACACCACGACCGACGCGAAGCCGGCGGCCGCCGCGCCCCGGCCGACGGTCACCGTCACGGCCACGACCACGGAGACGGCCGCGCCGGAACCGGCAGCCACGGTGACCGCCACCAAGACCGTCAAGGCCACCAGGACCGTCAGAGCCACCAGAACCGTCACCGCCCAGCCGGCCGCCGACAGCGACTCGGGCGGCGACGACGTCTACTACGCCAACTGCACCGAAGTCCGAGCCGCCGGCGCCGCCCCCATCCACCGCGGCGAACCGGGCTACGCCTCCCACCTGGACCGCGACAACGACGGCATCGCCTGCGACACGTGA
- a CDS encoding M4 family metallopeptidase: MSRTRHIRGSRLATAGVAATAATLLAAALSPAADAADRPTRTSAIEHAAAALVAHAASLGLTTAQDSTVRDVVVDKNGTQHVRYDRTYRQLPVLGGDFVVHLASDGAYRSTSRATRTSISLARVTPRLAAPKAADLAVNALRAANLGETLKKVRAKPQLVVDALHGSPKLAWRTDAVAQDSLGNPVARTVLTDARSGAQIDAWDSIETATGDGKSLYGGTVALETTLSGSTYQLKDATRGNTYTGDAANKTDLCIFGICISRAPSTLFTDADNHWGTGATADRSSAAVDAQYGTNETWDYYKNVHGRNGIAGDGKGSYNRVHYGSNYNNAFWDDSCFCMTYGDGDGTTFGPLVALDVAGHEMSHGVTSKTAALTYSGESGGLNEATSDIFGTLVEWHANNASDAGDYLIGEKIVRSGFGRDALRYMDKPSKDGNSADCWSSSVGNLDVHYSSGVANHFAYLLAEGSGAKTVNGVSYNSPTCNGSTVAGIGRDKLGAIWYRALTVYMTSSTKYAGARTASLNAAKDLYGTGSAEYNAVAAAWSAVNVS; encoded by the coding sequence ATGAGTCGGACACGGCACATTCGAGGTTCCCGTCTCGCCACGGCCGGTGTCGCCGCCACCGCCGCCACCCTGCTGGCCGCCGCACTCTCCCCCGCCGCCGACGCGGCCGACAGACCCACCAGGACCTCCGCGATCGAGCACGCGGCCGCCGCGCTCGTCGCGCACGCCGCGAGCCTGGGCCTCACCACCGCGCAGGATTCGACCGTCCGGGACGTCGTCGTCGACAAGAACGGCACCCAGCACGTCCGCTACGACCGAACGTACCGCCAACTCCCCGTGCTCGGCGGCGACTTCGTGGTTCACCTGGCCTCCGACGGCGCGTACCGCAGCACCTCGCGCGCGACCCGCACCTCCATATCCCTGGCGAGGGTGACCCCCCGACTCGCCGCGCCGAAGGCCGCCGACCTCGCGGTGAACGCCCTGCGCGCCGCCAACCTCGGCGAAACGCTGAAGAAGGTGCGGGCCAAACCGCAGTTGGTCGTCGACGCCCTGCACGGCAGCCCGAAGCTGGCCTGGCGGACCGACGCCGTGGCGCAGGACTCCCTCGGCAACCCGGTCGCCCGCACGGTACTGACCGACGCCCGCAGCGGCGCCCAGATCGACGCCTGGGACAGCATCGAGACGGCGACCGGCGACGGCAAGTCGCTCTACGGCGGCACGGTCGCGCTGGAGACGACCCTGTCGGGGTCGACGTACCAGCTGAAGGACGCCACCCGCGGGAACACGTACACCGGCGACGCGGCGAACAAGACCGACCTGTGCATCTTCGGCATCTGCATCAGCCGCGCCCCGTCCACGCTGTTCACCGACGCCGACAACCACTGGGGCACGGGCGCGACGGCCGACCGCTCCTCGGCCGCGGTGGACGCCCAGTACGGCACGAACGAGACCTGGGACTACTACAAGAACGTCCACGGGCGCAACGGCATCGCCGGCGACGGCAAGGGCTCGTACAACCGCGTGCACTACGGAAGCAACTACAACAACGCCTTCTGGGACGACAGTTGCTTCTGCATGACCTACGGCGACGGCGACGGGACGACCTTCGGGCCACTGGTGGCCCTGGACGTGGCTGGCCACGAGATGTCCCACGGCGTCACCTCGAAGACGGCGGCCCTGACGTACTCGGGCGAGTCCGGCGGGCTCAACGAGGCGACGTCGGACATCTTCGGCACGCTGGTGGAGTGGCACGCGAACAACGCCTCCGACGCCGGTGACTACCTGATCGGCGAGAAGATCGTCCGCTCCGGCTTCGGCCGCGACGCCCTGCGCTACATGGACAAGCCCTCCAAGGACGGCAACTCGGCGGACTGCTGGAGCTCGTCGGTCGGCAACCTCGACGTCCACTACTCCTCGGGCGTGGCGAACCACTTCGCGTACCTGCTCGCCGAAGGCAGCGGCGCGAAGACCGTCAACGGCGTCAGCTACAACTCCCCGACCTGCAACGGCTCGACCGTCGCGGGCATCGGGCGGGACAAGCTCGGCGCGATCTGGTACCGGGCCCTGACGGTCTACATGACGTCGTCGACGAAGTACGCGGGCGCCCGGACGGCCTCACTGAACGCGGCGAAGGACCTCTACGGGACCGGCAGCGCGGAGTACAACGCGGTGGCCGCCGCCTGGAGCGCGGTCAACGTGAGCTGA
- a CDS encoding class F sortase → MAIAGVTVVALCSGAWLLGSGAETRPPPQPSAEQAGSGEDGPGRGSGRDGGRDWTYGRLPTAPAAPALPPSPPDRIRIPAIRVNAPLMGLRLTPTGSLDVPPAAKKNLAGWYEAGTTPGETGTAIVAGHVDNADGPAVFYDLGALKKGSTVEVDRRDGGVALFTVDAVEMYAAKDFPDEKVYGAAERPELRVITCGGGYSRATGYEGNVVVFAHLTGSH, encoded by the coding sequence ATGGCGATAGCCGGCGTCACCGTCGTGGCCCTGTGCTCCGGCGCGTGGCTGCTGGGCAGCGGCGCGGAGACACGTCCACCGCCGCAGCCGTCCGCCGAGCAGGCCGGCTCCGGGGAGGACGGGCCCGGGCGCGGTTCCGGGCGGGACGGCGGCCGGGACTGGACGTACGGCCGACTGCCGACGGCCCCCGCCGCACCCGCGCTGCCGCCGTCCCCGCCCGACCGCATCCGCATCCCGGCGATCCGCGTGAACGCCCCCCTCATGGGCCTGCGCCTCACCCCGACCGGCAGCCTCGACGTCCCGCCCGCCGCGAAGAAGAACCTGGCCGGCTGGTACGAGGCCGGCACCACCCCCGGCGAGACCGGCACCGCGATCGTGGCCGGACACGTGGACAACGCCGACGGCCCCGCCGTCTTCTACGACCTCGGCGCCCTGAAGAAGGGCAGCACCGTCGAGGTGGACCGGCGGGACGGCGGCGTCGCGCTGTTCACCGTGGACGCGGTCGAGATGTACGCGGCGAAGGACTTCCCCGACGAGAAGGTGTACGGGGCTGCCGAGCGGCCGGAACTACGGGTGATCACCTGCGGCGGAGGCTACTCACGCGCCACCGGCTACGAGGGGAACGTGGTCGTGTTCGCGCACCTGACGGGCAGCCACTGA
- a CDS encoding gamma-glutamylcyclotransferase family protein, with protein MRLPFFVYGTLRPGRHNHDAFLRGRTRAEAPAHLTGAVLYEGPGYPYAVEEPGGVVYGELVTAVPEAYARLLLDLDRLEEYAPGDPRNLYERVERGVTCEADGRSVRAWVYVAAPSVAVRLRARGKRIESGDWPAR; from the coding sequence GTGAGACTCCCGTTCTTCGTCTACGGCACCCTCCGCCCGGGCCGGCACAACCACGACGCCTTCCTGCGCGGCCGCACCCGGGCCGAGGCCCCGGCGCACCTCACCGGCGCGGTGCTGTACGAGGGCCCCGGATACCCGTACGCCGTCGAGGAGCCGGGGGGAGTCGTGTACGGAGAACTCGTCACCGCCGTACCGGAGGCGTACGCGCGGCTGCTCCTCGACCTGGACCGGCTCGAGGAGTACGCGCCAGGCGATCCGCGCAACCTCTACGAGCGCGTCGAGCGGGGCGTGACGTGCGAGGCGGACGGGCGGTCGGTGCGCGCCTGGGTCTACGTCGCCGCGCCCTCCGTCGCCGTACGACTGCGGGCCCGCGGCAAGCGGATCGAAAGCGGGGACTGGCCGGCCCGGTGA
- a CDS encoding GntR family transcriptional regulator has protein sequence MADDLRAAIAVGRFAPGEKLKSENEPKEQYGTTRVTVRKALSLLKADGLLISEQGSHTSPRPGLNPVAS, from the coding sequence ATCGCTGACGACCTGCGGGCGGCGATCGCGGTGGGAAGGTTCGCTCCGGGCGAGAAGCTGAAGTCGGAGAACGAGCCCAAGGAGCAGTACGGCACGACCCGGGTGACCGTGCGCAAGGCGCTGTCCCTGCTCAAGGCGGACGGGCTGCTGATCAGCGAACAGGGCAGCCACACGAGCCCAAGGCCGGGCCTCAACCCAGTTGCTTCGTGA